Part of the Lolium rigidum isolate FL_2022 chromosome 6, APGP_CSIRO_Lrig_0.1, whole genome shotgun sequence genome, AGAGAATTTTGACTCAAACATATTTCCACAAGAAGACTCCCTAGGCTTGGAGTTTTTAGAGCAAGGACACTCCTCCATATTCTTCTTGTTACAATAGTTCCAAACATCTTTTGAAATCTCTGAAGAAAGTTACAGAAATCACAATTCAACACCCAATTTGCTGCATACAAGATTCAGCTTATTTTCAAATGAATTTCCCATGGGTCAGGTCCCAAAATTGGTCATCGATTTCATATGAACATATGCATCAATTCTGCAACTGGAATAAGCTGAATCTTTTCTCCAATTAATCAAGGCCATTAATCAAACACCTCTATTAACATTACATGGcccaaacataaaaaaaaaatctatgtatAAATAACCGTATAAAAGGTGCTGTTGTTTACAGTTTACAGCCATGTACACCCAAACCTGTGACTAGCTCAATCCTGCCCTCAACACTAAAACTTGCTGCCAAAcaatcaaaacaaaaaacaaaaaaccaaTCTCAAGAGCCTTTCTCCTGTATAAAATATACACATTTCTAGCCAGACGAATCACTGGCTTCACCTCAAGAACACGCAGGGCTTGTGATCCTTGGTGTCCGTTTCTGGACGCCGCTGGTCACCGTTGGGCACCCACCAGACTCTGATGCTCTTGTCGAGCCCTCCGCTGTACACCATGCAGCCATTGCTCGCCCGGCACACGGAGGCCTGGACGCACTTGACGGGGCCCTCGTGGCCTCCGACGGCGCCGACCTTGGAGAGGCCGCCGTCGGGCTGCCGGCGCCACAGGCCGATGGTCTTGTCGGCGGAGCCGGTGCACACCAGGTCGCCGGCCACGCACAGGCACAGCACGGCCATGGCGTGTGCTTTGATGTCACATGCGAGGTTCCACCGCGCGCCGCCGTGCCGGTCCCAGCCGAGGACGTGCCCGTCCGAGCCGGCCGCGTACACGCGCCGCCCCGCCGAGGTGCCGTCGGCGCTCACCGCGACGGCGTTCCACGACACGCCGTCGCGCGCGACGAGGACGGCCAGGAGGGAGTGCGTCGAGCCGGCGACCTTGCCCTTCTCCCACGCCTTGACGCGGCCGTCGGCGGAGGCGGAGTAGACGACGCCGcagtcggcggcgacggcgttgaTGGCGTCGTCGTGGGCGCGCACGGACTCGAGGCACTTGAGGTcggacatgcgccacaccttgagCGTCCTGTCCCAGGAGCCGGAGTAGACGACGCCGTCCtgcacggcgacggcgaggcaggagatGCTGTCGGCGTGCtcgatccagagccgccgcctggCGCCGCGCCGGGTGGGCACGTAGCTGGCTTGCCGGAACACGCGGCCCAGGTAGTCCCGGGCGGTGGGCAGCGCGGCGACGAGCTTGAAGGCGTTCTCGGAGCGGCGCGAGACGCGCCAGACGCGCACGCGCCCGTCCTGGTGCGCCGAGAACACgcgcccgcccgccgccaccagcgccttgacggagccggcggcggcgccggcgccgccgaagCGCGCGAAGAGGCGCAGGTCCGGCTGCTGCCAGGCCACGATGTCGGCGCCCGTGGAGGCGCTGAGCAGGAACTCGCCGCAGAGGGAGAGGCAGGACACGGAGCCGCCGCCCCCGTGCGCGTCCCGGAACACCGCCAGCGGCTTGCACGGCGACGCGTCCGTCGGCATGGCCGGGGAGGAGGATGAGGCCGAGaatgaggaggaggtggaggagaaggaggaggaggagagggagagggagtcgTGCCGCCGCGGGAGGAGGGGCACGGACATTGCGGCGCGTTCTTGATCCGGCGGCGTGATCGCCATGGCTGATTGGCCGGGTTTCTTGACGCACGCACGCGCGCGGAGAGATGGGGAGACGTTGGCTGGGGGAGGCTATGCTAAAATTGCAGTCTTGCAGAGGAGGCGACAGAGAGGCAGGCGGAGCGGAGGGAAGGTCGGTTTTAAGCCGGCGAGGCGACCACCGGCTGCCGCTTGCTTTCCCTTTTTCGCTACAGAAAAGGTGGTGGTTAAATAAGGCGGGGTTGGTCCGGGACGAAGCTGCGGCCCAACGGCTACTAGGCGCGGAGGTGGAGCACACTACTTTCTATGCAAAATTTCGGAAAACTACCACTTTTCGTTCCAATCACATAGAACTACCACATTTGATGAGGTTGTCTCAGATAGCACTGATCCTGAATTGAACACGAATTGATAGCCGTTTCGACAACGCTGGCCCACTGACAGACATGATGTGGCACCCTAGAGTTAGTCGTTTTACAGATAAGTCCTTAAGTTTTGAAGAAAAATTACCCATGGGTCCCTCGTGTCACGCAGTTTTCAAATAATCACCTATTTATTTTTTAAATCTTCATAACttttaaatactaattcaaatcgaaaaacttttaatatgaaaagtgctcataaatgtttgaatatttcaaatataaactttttgaaaccttcataacttttgaatactaattcaaatggaaaaacttataacatgaaaagtgctcagaaatgtttgaatatttcaaatataatttttttgaaaccttcataacttttgaataccaattcaaatgaaaaaacttataacatgaaaagtgctcaggaatgtttgaatatttcaaatttaaactttttaaaaccctcataacttttgaataccaattcaaatgaaaaaacttataacatgaaaagtgctcagaaatatttgaatatttcaaatatatatatttagTTCACTATTTCAGATAATTAAAATTTACAAACAAATAAATTACTTCTATTCATAATGTAAAGTTTGAAAATTCATAACTTCAATTCTATAACTCCAAATAAtttaaataatatgtctaaatttatTAGAAAAATCCAAGGAATCTATTTCTAGCATAGATACTATGCTTAGAGAGTGGTAGTTCTATGTTATATACTCTGCTCACGCGGGTACCTGACCAGCCCCACGAGCAACACGAACAAGGGAAGCGCAACTGGCAACCAGCGAAGTTGGCGCGGAGGCCTGCGCTAATCGGGGAAGATTACCTAATCGGTAGTGGCGCGAGGGCCCACCCCGGCGAGGACGGTTGTGTGTTGCTCGGATCTGCTGGCAATAATGCTCGTCCACTTGTCATTGACGGGGAACCGCAATTGCGACGGGGACCGATGTACTTCAGGTAACTAACGTGTAGCAAAGACGCAGGCGCACGAGAAGAACAATCTGTGGTTATGGATGTTAGAAATGGATTCCTTGGATTTTTATAataaatttagacatattatttataCTATTTGGAGTTATAGAATTGaagttatgaatttccaaagtttacaTTATGAATAGAAGTAATTTATTTGTTTGTGAATTTTAATTATCTAAAATAGTGAACTAAATTTATAtatttaaaatattcaaacatttttgAGCATTTTTCATGTtataagtttttccatttgaattggtatttaaaagttatgaaggttttaaaaagtttgaattgaaatattcaaacatttttgAGCACTTTTCATGTTATAAGTTTTTCCATTTAAATTGGTATTCAAAAGTTATGAAAGTTTttcaaaaaattatttgaaatattcaaacatttctgagcacttttcatattataagtttttccatttgaattagtattcaaaagttatgaaggtttcaaaagtttatatttgaaatattcaaacatttctgagcacttttcatattataagtttttccatttgaattagtattcaaaagttatgaaggtttcaaaaagtttatatttgaaatattcaaacactTCCGGGCACTTTTCATATtaaaagtttttcgatttgaattagtatttaaaaGTAATGAAGGTTTGAAAAATAAATAGGTGATTATTTAAAAACTGCGAGACACGAGGGACCTGTGCGTAATTTTCCATCAAAACTTAAGGACTTATCTGCAAAACGACTAACTCTAGGGTGCCATGTCATGCTTGTCAGTGGGCCAGCGTTGTCGGAATTGCTATCAATTCGTGTTCAATTCAGGATAAGTGCTATCTGAGACAACCTCCATCAAATGTGGTAGTTCTACGTGATTGGAACGACAAGTGGTAGTTTTCCGAAATTTTGCATAGAAAGTAGTAGTTTTATGCTATATACTCTGGAGCACAGCATTCATCTGCTGCTTAATTCGTCGCTACGGTTTCAGTTTTCTGTACACAAACGTCTGCCTTCGGCATGTGTCCAAAATCCAAATCAACGGTAATGTATCACATTTAGAAAAATACTTCATCTTTTCTTATTTACTTCCGCATCCTcaatttagtcaaagtcaaatttGAAATGTTTGCCACATGTACGTTTAGGAAAAATATCAGCATCTACACCACAAAATCTGTGGTACTAGAATTGTATAAAGTACTTCATCCCTTCCataattcttttcatgcttttatTTAAAATTTGAGCTAAAATCGTGACAAGATTATGGAACAAAtagaatatattttcatattatatgctttCAATACTATAGATGTTGTTTTTGTTATGTAATTGGTCCAACTTTGCAAATTTAACTTTAAGTGAACATGAATTAAATAAAAACAAAGGGATTAGAGCATCTCCGATGGCGCCCCAGATGCCCCATGCGCTGACGATCAGTGGCGGACCTACATTGCAGC contains:
- the LOC124662376 gene encoding protein JINGUBANG-like — translated: MPTDASPCKPLAVFRDAHGGGGSVSCLSLCGEFLLSASTGADIVAWQQPDLRLFARFGGAGAAAGSVKALVAAGGRVFSAHQDGRVRVWRVSRRSENAFKLVAALPTARDYLGRVFRQASYVPTRRGARRRLWIEHADSISCLAVAVQDGVVYSGSWDRTLKVWRMSDLKCLESVRAHDDAINAVAADCGVVYSASADGRVKAWEKGKVAGSTHSLLAVLVARDGVSWNAVAVSADGTSAGRRVYAAGSDGHVLGWDRHGGARWNLACDIKAHAMAVLCLCVAGDLVCTGSADKTIGLWRRQPDGGLSKVGAVGGHEGPVKCVQASVCRASNGCMVYSGGLDKSIRVWWVPNGDQRRPETDTKDHKPCVFLR